The Coffea arabica cultivar ET-39 chromosome 4e, Coffea Arabica ET-39 HiFi, whole genome shotgun sequence genome includes a window with the following:
- the LOC113740829 gene encoding uncharacterized protein: MEDVIVEALLCNEREAQILAARELGKLATKLRQKLAERGIISRLVTMLRTQDYEAIEAALCYALSSFSQNKILIANSGAIPVLLEIIQCQKESLIDLAAATLLVLSSCSANKLAIAAYGAISILVGFLNFQLVEERGFQNLSVQAKLDIISTFHNLSTYPQIIPSIVSSGMVKAMLQLMYEFGKQSEMIEKARALLEKMVSSSEIALKKVVETASLIIHFLVMAIEEGTPLCKEHAAATLLVMCQSCRDRCKSKDWLKNFGVAKRQREEGEECWFSSVSTIFVPLKKDSIRFNPFFVGLQLGLTPISSFPINCP; this comes from the exons ATGGAAGACGTGATAGTGGAAGCCCTTCTATGTAATGAACGGGAAGCTCAGATTTTAGCTGCTAGAGAACTTGGTAAACTTGCAACCAAACTAAGACAGAAGTTAGCAGAAAGAGGGATCATTTCTCGGCTCGTTACGATGCTTCGTACACAAGATTATGAAGCCATTGAAGCAGCACTCTGCTATGCTTTGTCTAGCTTTTCACA AAACAAGATCCTAATTGCAAATTCTGGTGCCATACCAGTATTGCTGGAGATCATTCAATGCCAAAAAGAGTCATTGATTGACCTTGCAGCAGCAACCCTCTTGGTTCTTTCTTCTTGCTCCGCTAACAAGCTAGCAATCGCAGCATATGGGGCTATCTCGATCCTGGTTGGATTCCTGAATTTCCAATTGGTAGAAGAACGCGGTTTCCAGAATCTAAGCGTGCAGGCTAAGCTCGATATCATATCCACATTTCACAATCTCTCCACCTATCCTCAGATAATCCCATCTATCGTTTCTTCTGGTATGGTAAAAGCCATGCTTCAACTAATGTATGAGTTCGGAAAACAATCAGAGATGATTGAGAAGGCGAGGGCATTACTAGAGAAGATGGTTTCCTCGTCAGAGATTGCACTGAAGAAGGTTGTTGAGACTGCATCTCTTATAATCCACTTTCTAGTGATGGCCATCGAAGAAGGTACACCACTATGCAAAGAGCACGCTGCAGCTACGTTACTGGTCATGTGCCAAAGCTGTAGGGACAGATGCAAATCCAAAGATTGGCTAAAAAATTTTGGGGTTGCAAAAAGACAgagggaagaaggagaagaatgtTGGTTTTCATCTGTTTCAACAATTTTTGTTCCGTTAAAAAAGGACTCCATTCGGTTTAACCCATTTTTTGTGGGTTTACAGTTGGGTCTAACGCCAATTTCTTCATTTCCCatcaattgtccttaa